In one Shinella zoogloeoides genomic region, the following are encoded:
- a CDS encoding glycosyltransferase family 2 protein, with the protein MALKIVVSNDLESLPSADGDLWCSSGDDPFFDLRFGSLRDPVLVAFLKSVDGEAIEPKVYVNRGGGYREKDAIAHEPGLGFILVADVGRSGLIRSLRVDPASGPGEFTFSVQAFADKESAQRAVRSRRESDMADAKLWDIGRLPRFRVGLPPLRLRSKKFELSKFVRMQRALAAELPAIRPGSEDSPWLSIVVPVYNAPKQYLDDLVKSFEVQEIEGVELILSDDASTSAETLRWYKSSANRKHVRIVRNAVNGGIANATNAGLAEASGTWITLLDHDDVIAPHALKVIAEAIVDHPDAAFLYTDELVVNERLAPDALMLKPAYDPVLLAGVNYINHFSIYRHDRLREIGYLRTGFDGSQDYDLLLRYLEGVPEHRVLHIPYLAYCWRRTGQTYSRRFIDKATTAARDALVERFAREGEAVMVQPALTNTLHRVEFADPGEPGWPKISVILPSRDSYDLVSTVLKGLLEETDYPNLEVVVIDNGTSDDRVLDLYRQYGEAHAGFSALIHEEPFNFARAVNRGIERATGEHFLVLNNDIEITDAGWLKEMVSCLKFAATGIVGAKLLYPNKKIQHAGVIVGFGGLAGHWYLNKPASYGGPMSRLHLRNSMTCVTGAAMLISGDCARAVGAWDEENFAVAYNDVDYCVRAHKAGFRIVWTPFACLFHHESASRGSDLVGERKRRFEREKDNLRRIHSTDTFEDPALNPGYEKRHSTPGLEAPSKLAKPRRGLATFQTRVNRLKEH; encoded by the coding sequence ATGGCATTGAAAATCGTCGTCAGCAATGACCTGGAATCGCTGCCGTCGGCGGACGGCGATCTTTGGTGCAGCAGTGGTGATGATCCGTTCTTCGACCTCCGGTTCGGCTCCCTGCGCGATCCCGTTCTCGTCGCCTTTCTCAAGTCGGTTGACGGCGAGGCGATCGAGCCGAAGGTCTATGTCAACCGCGGTGGCGGCTACCGGGAAAAGGATGCCATAGCGCACGAACCCGGTCTCGGCTTCATCCTGGTTGCCGATGTCGGACGGTCGGGCCTGATCCGCTCCTTACGGGTCGATCCGGCCAGCGGTCCCGGCGAGTTCACTTTTTCGGTTCAAGCCTTTGCGGACAAGGAGAGTGCACAACGGGCGGTCCGGTCGCGCCGCGAGAGCGATATGGCAGATGCGAAGCTGTGGGATATCGGGCGCCTGCCTCGCTTTCGCGTCGGGTTGCCGCCGTTGCGCCTGCGCAGCAAGAAGTTCGAGCTATCGAAATTCGTCCGCATGCAGCGCGCGCTCGCGGCGGAATTGCCGGCAATTCGCCCCGGATCGGAAGATTCTCCCTGGCTCAGCATTGTCGTCCCCGTCTACAATGCCCCGAAGCAATATCTCGACGATCTCGTCAAGTCCTTCGAGGTGCAGGAGATCGAAGGCGTGGAACTGATCCTCAGCGATGACGCTTCGACCTCTGCCGAGACCCTGCGCTGGTACAAGTCGTCCGCGAACCGCAAGCATGTCAGGATCGTCCGCAATGCCGTCAATGGCGGCATCGCAAACGCGACGAATGCCGGTCTGGCGGAAGCCTCGGGCACCTGGATCACCCTGCTCGACCACGACGACGTCATCGCGCCCCATGCGCTGAAAGTCATTGCCGAGGCGATCGTCGATCATCCCGATGCCGCGTTCCTCTATACGGACGAACTGGTGGTCAACGAGCGTCTGGCGCCAGACGCCCTGATGCTGAAGCCGGCCTACGATCCTGTCTTGCTGGCGGGCGTGAACTATATCAACCATTTCTCCATCTACCGGCACGACCGGCTGCGCGAGATCGGCTATCTGCGGACAGGGTTCGATGGGTCGCAGGACTACGACCTGCTGCTGCGCTATCTGGAGGGCGTCCCCGAACATCGCGTCCTACACATTCCCTACCTCGCCTATTGCTGGCGCCGGACCGGGCAGACCTATTCGCGCCGCTTTATCGACAAGGCGACCACGGCGGCGCGTGACGCGCTCGTTGAGCGTTTTGCACGCGAAGGTGAAGCCGTCATGGTGCAACCTGCCTTGACCAATACGCTGCACCGGGTCGAATTTGCCGATCCGGGAGAGCCCGGCTGGCCGAAGATTTCGGTCATTCTACCCAGCCGGGACAGCTACGATCTCGTCAGTACGGTTCTCAAGGGCCTGCTGGAGGAAACCGACTATCCCAACCTCGAAGTCGTCGTCATCGACAACGGCACCAGCGACGACCGCGTCCTCGATCTTTACCGGCAGTACGGAGAAGCCCATGCCGGCTTTTCGGCGCTGATCCATGAGGAGCCGTTCAACTTCGCTCGTGCGGTCAATCGCGGCATTGAGCGGGCGACGGGCGAGCACTTCCTCGTGCTCAACAACGACATAGAGATTACCGACGCCGGCTGGCTCAAGGAAATGGTGTCCTGCCTGAAATTCGCCGCGACAGGCATCGTCGGCGCAAAGCTTCTCTATCCCAACAAGAAGATCCAGCATGCCGGCGTCATCGTCGGCTTTGGCGGCCTTGCCGGCCATTGGTACCTGAACAAGCCGGCGAGCTACGGCGGTCCGATGAGCCGCCTGCACCTGCGCAATTCCATGACATGCGTCACCGGCGCGGCGATGCTGATCTCCGGCGATTGCGCCCGCGCGGTTGGTGCTTGGGACGAGGAGAATTTTGCGGTCGCCTATAACGACGTCGACTATTGCGTCAGGGCCCACAAGGCCGGATTCCGCATCGTCTGGACGCCGTTCGCCTGCCTCTTCCACCACGAATCCGCCTCCCGCGGCTCCGACCTCGTCGGCGAGCGCAAGCGGCGTTTCGAGCGCGAGAAGGACAACTTGCGGCGGATTCACAGCACGGATACGTTCGAGGATCCCGCGCTCAATCCGGGCTACGAAAAGCGGCATTCCACGCCAGGTCTCGAAGCTCCGTCGAAGCTCGCGAAACCCCGCCGCGGTCTTGCGACATTTCAGACGCGGGTCAATCGCCTGAAAGAACACTGA
- a CDS encoding aldose epimerase family protein gives MGAGNEIFGHLPSGEAVERIAIAGGGLTAHVLTWGTVIQDLRLEGHDAPLVLGFEDLPSYLDHSPYFGATPGRCANRIAGGRFTLDGTAYQLERNERGVTHLHGGSDGIGQRNWRVADQGADFVTLTLTDPAGRAGYPGNCVITCTYRLSGDGVLSVVYTATTDAPTPVNLCQHSYFNLDGGPDALDHEIRLVADHYLPVDEALIPTGDIRPVAGAPFDLTGWTSLRRQTEAGGVAFDHNFCLSTERRAKRLVGEVRSPLSGVSLDVLTTEPGVQLYTGAYVNVPVAGLGGRRYGPFAGFCLETQVWPDAVNHAGFPSAVLRPGETLRQETDYVFRKA, from the coding sequence GTGGGTGCAGGCAATGAAATCTTCGGGCACCTTCCCTCCGGCGAGGCCGTCGAGCGCATCGCGATCGCCGGCGGCGGGCTGACGGCCCATGTGCTGACCTGGGGCACGGTCATCCAGGACCTGCGGCTAGAAGGCCATGACGCCCCGCTCGTGCTCGGTTTCGAGGATCTTCCGTCCTATCTCGACCACTCTCCCTATTTCGGCGCGACGCCGGGGCGCTGCGCCAACCGCATCGCCGGCGGCCGGTTCACCCTCGACGGCACCGCCTACCAGCTCGAGCGCAACGAGCGCGGCGTCACGCATCTGCACGGCGGCAGCGACGGCATCGGTCAGCGGAACTGGCGCGTCGCGGACCAGGGGGCCGACTTCGTCACGCTGACGCTGACCGACCCGGCCGGCCGTGCCGGCTATCCCGGCAATTGCGTCATCACCTGCACCTACCGCCTGTCCGGCGACGGCGTGCTTTCGGTCGTCTATACGGCAACGACCGATGCGCCGACCCCCGTCAACCTCTGCCAGCACAGCTATTTCAACCTCGACGGCGGTCCCGACGCCCTCGACCACGAGATCCGCCTAGTGGCCGATCATTACCTGCCGGTCGACGAGGCGCTGATCCCGACCGGCGACATCCGCCCGGTCGCCGGCGCGCCCTTTGACCTCACCGGCTGGACCTCCCTGCGCCGGCAGACGGAGGCCGGGGGTGTCGCCTTCGACCATAATTTCTGCCTGTCGACCGAGCGGCGGGCCAAGCGGCTGGTGGGCGAGGTGCGCAGCCCGCTTTCGGGTGTCTCTTTGGACGTGCTGACCACCGAGCCGGGCGTCCAGCTTTATACCGGGGCCTATGTGAACGTGCCCGTTGCCGGGCTCGGCGGTCGCCGCTACGGCCCGTTCGCCGGCTTCTGCCTGGAAACACAGGTCTGGCCGGATGCCGTCAACCATGCCGGTTTCCCCTCGGCGGTGCTGCGGCCCGGCGAGACGCTGCGGCAGGAAACCGACTACGTCTTCCGCAAGGCCTGA
- a CDS encoding ABC transporter ATP-binding protein, giving the protein MIRFSNVSKHFKTKSHKKIILDRANIEFQRGYSYGILGVNGAGKSTTMRMIAGTILPNSGRITKDVRVSWPLGFSGGFNNEMTGKENLNFVARAYGEDVRRVSRFVEEFAELGDYINAPVRTYSSGMAARLAFGLSMAVEFECYLVDEVTAVGDARFQQRCKDAFDSRRKSADIIMISHGMDTIKAYCEKGFLLVDGRMMYYEDVEQAIEAYYRLNR; this is encoded by the coding sequence ATGATCCGTTTCAGCAATGTCTCGAAGCATTTCAAGACGAAGAGCCACAAGAAGATCATCCTCGATCGGGCCAATATCGAGTTCCAGCGCGGCTATTCCTACGGCATCCTCGGGGTCAACGGCGCCGGCAAATCAACCACGATGCGCATGATCGCAGGAACGATCCTCCCGAATTCAGGCCGTATCACAAAGGATGTCAGGGTCTCCTGGCCGCTCGGCTTCTCCGGCGGCTTCAACAATGAGATGACAGGCAAGGAAAACCTGAACTTCGTTGCGAGAGCCTACGGGGAGGATGTCCGGCGCGTATCCCGCTTCGTCGAGGAATTCGCCGAACTCGGGGACTATATCAACGCCCCCGTGCGCACCTATTCCTCCGGTATGGCCGCGCGCCTCGCTTTCGGCCTTTCCATGGCGGTCGAGTTCGAGTGCTATCTCGTCGACGAGGTAACGGCGGTCGGCGATGCCCGTTTTCAGCAGCGTTGCAAGGATGCCTTCGATAGCAGGCGTAAGAGCGCCGACATTATAATGATTTCTCACGGTATGGATACGATCAAGGCCTACTGCGAGAAGGGCTTTTTGCTCGTGGATGGCCGCATGATGTACTATGAAGATGTGGAGCAGGCCATTGAGGCCTATTATCGACTGAACCGGTGA
- a CDS encoding ABC transporter permease — protein sequence MTAGKPAYRMTVVDALVEKKHVMTAVILRDMRSRFFNHGLGFLVVSLWPLAHMLILIGIYTVAGRKAAYGDSLNIFIATGLIPTLAYSYVARFMSISLVMNRAMLSFPVVTVVDILMARAFLEIIAAALTLFFMFVILLAAGDNPLPADPFEAVYAYLATLLLAIGTGFLAGVIVMFVPLFATVFALMMIVVYIASGTLFVTASLPEPVAYALSWNPVFHAVEWMRLAYYPGYSDKWLDKTYLISYGAISLCAGLLLERLLRMKMKEG from the coding sequence ATGACAGCCGGCAAACCTGCCTACCGGATGACTGTCGTCGACGCGCTCGTCGAGAAGAAGCACGTCATGACCGCCGTGATCCTCCGGGATATGAGGAGCCGTTTTTTCAACCACGGCCTCGGCTTTCTCGTGGTATCTCTCTGGCCTCTGGCGCACATGCTCATCCTGATCGGAATCTATACCGTCGCCGGTCGTAAGGCCGCTTACGGCGACAGTTTGAATATCTTCATCGCGACCGGCCTGATTCCGACGCTGGCCTATAGCTATGTTGCGCGCTTCATGTCCATATCACTGGTGATGAACCGTGCCATGCTGTCCTTTCCGGTCGTCACGGTGGTCGATATCCTCATGGCGCGCGCCTTTCTGGAAATCATCGCGGCGGCGCTCACACTGTTTTTCATGTTCGTCATTCTATTGGCCGCCGGAGACAACCCGCTTCCAGCCGATCCTTTCGAGGCGGTTTACGCCTATCTGGCAACCCTGTTGCTGGCGATCGGCACTGGGTTCCTGGCTGGTGTGATTGTCATGTTCGTGCCGTTATTCGCAACAGTGTTCGCGCTGATGATGATCGTCGTCTATATAGCATCCGGCACGCTGTTCGTTACCGCGTCGCTTCCCGAGCCCGTCGCTTACGCCCTGTCCTGGAACCCCGTCTTCCATGCTGTGGAATGGATGCGCCTTGCCTATTACCCTGGCTATAGCGACAAATGGCTCGATAAAACCTACCTCATCAGCTATGGCGCGATATCCCTTTGCGCCGGTCTTCTCCTCGAGCGGTTGCTGCGGATGAAGATGAAGGAAGGGTAA
- a CDS encoding capsule biosynthesis protein: MLLTLFTLALPSLISIAYYGYFASDQYESETRFTVRSSTPALGKDQLAKVTGIPAAKIVQDTQIVLNFIKSREMLDVLRQRNVDLKRIFGSETTDAWARLPADATSEELLEYWESMVTTSVSPSSGIVGLKVRAFTAEDAAMLVQEIVKASEVVVNQVNDRIWKDVIATAEANLDNAKQQLAAARETVATARNREGVLDVGSSSQIISTLITTIETERLKLQQQYDAQIAVVSANSPQMRVLQREISSKERQIAELNGQLAGTGKDRNLADVSQDLSQLELAQTLAEQQFASSVRTMEQVRFISRQQLLYLDSFLAPRVPDEALYPRRGLWIGVTLLASLITWAILLSLLFLARSRLAH, encoded by the coding sequence GTGTTGTTGACTCTTTTCACGCTCGCCCTGCCGAGCTTGATTTCAATAGCCTATTACGGCTACTTCGCCTCCGATCAGTACGAATCCGAAACGCGTTTCACGGTCCGCTCCTCGACGCCTGCGCTCGGCAAGGACCAGCTTGCCAAGGTGACAGGCATTCCTGCCGCGAAGATCGTCCAGGACACGCAGATCGTCCTGAACTTCATCAAGAGCCGTGAAATGCTGGACGTGCTGCGCCAGCGCAACGTCGACCTGAAGCGGATTTTCGGCAGCGAGACGACCGATGCCTGGGCGCGCCTGCCCGCAGATGCCACCTCCGAGGAGCTGCTGGAATATTGGGAATCGATGGTGACCACCTCCGTCAGCCCTTCCAGCGGTATCGTCGGGCTCAAGGTGCGGGCCTTCACGGCGGAGGACGCGGCGATGCTGGTCCAAGAGATCGTGAAGGCTTCAGAGGTCGTCGTCAACCAGGTCAACGACCGCATATGGAAGGACGTGATCGCGACGGCCGAGGCCAATCTCGACAATGCGAAGCAGCAGCTTGCCGCGGCGCGCGAGACAGTGGCGACGGCGCGCAATCGCGAGGGCGTCCTCGATGTTGGCAGCAGTTCCCAGATCATCTCCACGCTCATCACCACCATCGAAACCGAGCGGCTGAAACTGCAGCAGCAGTATGACGCGCAGATCGCGGTCGTTTCCGCGAACTCGCCGCAAATGCGTGTCCTGCAACGGGAAATCAGCAGCAAGGAACGCCAGATCGCCGAGCTCAACGGCCAGCTCGCCGGAACCGGCAAGGATCGTAACCTTGCCGACGTGTCGCAGGATCTGTCGCAGCTCGAACTGGCGCAAACCCTCGCCGAGCAGCAGTTCGCTTCCAGCGTCCGGACGATGGAGCAGGTCCGCTTCATCAGCCGCCAGCAACTGCTCTACCTCGACAGCTTTCTCGCGCCGCGCGTTCCGGACGAAGCGCTCTATCCGCGGCGCGGGCTGTGGATCGGCGTGACGTTGCTTGCAAGCCTGATCACCTGGGCGATCCTGCTGAGCCTGCTCTTCCTGGCGCGTAGCCGGCTCGCGCATTGA
- a CDS encoding GNAT family N-acetyltransferase, with translation MSRVVVRPLHKDDEGEWRRLWTAYLAFYETVLPEEIFASTFARLAGEATEGEYRGLLATLDGKPVGLAHYLFHRSCWTINSICYLQDLYADPDVRGTGIGRALIEGVYAKAKEAGAPEVYWMTQEFNATARTLYDRIAEKTPFIVYQKNL, from the coding sequence ATGAGCCGTGTCGTCGTTCGCCCCCTGCACAAGGATGATGAAGGCGAGTGGCGGCGCCTGTGGACGGCCTATCTCGCCTTCTACGAGACGGTCCTGCCGGAAGAGATCTTTGCGAGCACCTTCGCCCGGCTGGCGGGCGAAGCGACCGAGGGCGAATATCGCGGTCTCCTCGCCACGCTCGACGGCAAGCCCGTCGGCCTTGCGCACTATCTCTTCCACCGCTCCTGCTGGACGATAAACAGCATCTGCTACCTGCAGGATCTCTATGCCGACCCCGACGTGCGCGGCACCGGCATCGGCCGGGCGCTGATCGAGGGCGTTTATGCCAAGGCGAAGGAAGCCGGTGCGCCGGAGGTCTACTGGATGACGCAGGAGTTCAACGCCACCGCCCGGACGCTCTACGACCGCATCGCGGAGAAGACGCCCTTCATCGTCTACCAGAAGAACCTCTGA
- a CDS encoding class I SAM-dependent methyltransferase, which yields MDDAEMNVGSRGKKTVLFEAISSVKRAFLARRTAESSAETFMQYEMRLPAHQNAIDALEGWSSSFPVELGLKAGTIPLFHDTRVMEALRAYGSIEGQQILEIGPLEGMHTHILNQHRPANIDAIEANQSCFLRCLVTKEILKIDRASFYLGDIQKWLEKTDKQYDFALASGVLYHMPDPAEFLRLLSSRARALFIWTHFYDEAAMPPSDVRRYPFSGRVEVRSVAGMDLRYHERSYQHADQDASFCGGMKDRHFWLEKNEILSFLERLGYNEIVVQALENDHAGGPCFSVFARK from the coding sequence ATGGATGATGCGGAAATGAATGTCGGTTCCAGAGGAAAAAAGACTGTTCTGTTTGAAGCAATTTCCTCTGTTAAAAGAGCCTTCCTTGCTCGACGCACAGCGGAAAGCAGCGCCGAAACGTTCATGCAATATGAAATGCGGCTTCCCGCTCATCAAAACGCGATTGACGCGCTCGAAGGCTGGAGTTCCTCGTTCCCCGTCGAACTCGGGTTGAAGGCCGGCACCATCCCGCTTTTCCACGATACCCGCGTCATGGAAGCCTTGCGCGCTTACGGTTCGATAGAAGGCCAACAGATTCTGGAGATCGGCCCGCTGGAGGGAATGCATACGCATATTCTCAATCAGCACCGCCCTGCCAATATCGACGCGATAGAGGCCAATCAATCCTGCTTTCTGCGTTGTCTCGTCACCAAGGAGATCCTGAAGATCGACAGGGCGTCTTTCTATCTCGGCGACATACAGAAATGGCTGGAGAAGACCGACAAGCAATACGACTTCGCCCTTGCATCAGGGGTTCTCTATCACATGCCTGACCCGGCCGAGTTCCTTCGCCTGCTTTCAAGCCGGGCAAGGGCCTTGTTCATCTGGACGCATTTTTACGATGAAGCCGCCATGCCGCCTTCCGATGTCCGCCGGTATCCTTTCAGCGGCCGCGTCGAAGTCCGGTCAGTGGCGGGCATGGACCTCCGCTACCATGAGCGGAGCTACCAGCATGCGGACCAGGACGCATCGTTCTGCGGCGGTATGAAAGACCGTCATTTCTGGCTTGAAAAAAACGAAATCCTGTCTTTTCTCGAACGGCTTGGCTATAACGAGATTGTGGTTCAAGCGCTCGAAAACGACCATGCGGGCGGACCCTGTTTCTCCGTTTTCGCCAGAAAATGA
- a CDS encoding capsule biosynthesis protein, with amino-acid sequence MTNTIETKTIETPADAEILYGEIREDNRRGGWMRLYDAGKRHLLRRGESEIEHEPAEDVQTKAGDGPPWMFLSFLLMVIVPFVAALVYFAFIASDQYTAEARFAVRSMAEDGSEEKVDAGIMNMQSATQDAFVVTSFIHSSEILKRLDGKIDYRAIFQHPDADFLARFDEGNSAEAFLKYWVKHVSAYIDGPSGIVTLKVQTFQPDDSVKLAQAILDESEKLVNELTVRAREDMMASFRKEVERTDRLYQEALAKLKQFQQKSGLLSPEEQAKQKGVLMTGLLASKLEIESQLFVARQANKTDSPRYRQLLLTQQSLDDQIDKMGAQLTGDADASLASMITGFSAVETDRLVAEKLYEAARRNYDQAFAAAVRQALYLTVFVRPALPEEALYPKRLLSPVLIFLGFLVTWATLALVWASVEDHRL; translated from the coding sequence ATGACGAACACGATCGAGACGAAAACCATCGAGACGCCCGCAGACGCGGAAATTCTCTACGGTGAAATCCGCGAGGACAACCGCCGGGGCGGGTGGATGCGTCTGTACGACGCCGGCAAGCGGCATCTCTTGCGGCGCGGCGAATCCGAGATCGAGCATGAGCCTGCCGAGGACGTGCAAACGAAGGCGGGGGACGGCCCGCCGTGGATGTTCCTGTCCTTCCTGCTGATGGTCATCGTTCCGTTCGTGGCCGCCCTGGTCTATTTCGCCTTCATTGCATCGGACCAGTATACGGCCGAGGCGCGTTTTGCTGTGCGCTCCATGGCAGAAGACGGGTCGGAAGAGAAAGTCGACGCGGGTATCATGAACATGCAGTCCGCCACCCAGGACGCGTTCGTCGTCACGAGTTTCATCCATTCGTCGGAAATCCTGAAGCGGCTGGACGGCAAGATCGACTATCGCGCCATCTTCCAGCATCCAGACGCGGATTTCCTGGCCAGGTTCGATGAGGGCAATTCGGCGGAAGCCTTCCTCAAGTATTGGGTGAAGCATGTCTCGGCCTATATCGATGGCCCGTCGGGCATCGTCACGCTGAAGGTTCAGACTTTTCAGCCGGACGATTCGGTCAAGCTCGCCCAGGCCATCCTCGACGAGAGCGAGAAGCTGGTGAACGAGCTGACGGTCCGCGCCCGGGAAGACATGATGGCGAGCTTCCGCAAGGAAGTCGAAAGAACCGATCGCCTCTATCAGGAGGCACTCGCCAAGCTCAAACAATTCCAGCAGAAATCCGGCCTGCTGAGCCCGGAAGAGCAGGCGAAGCAGAAGGGCGTGTTGATGACCGGCCTCCTGGCCAGCAAGCTCGAGATCGAAAGCCAGCTCTTCGTGGCGCGCCAGGCGAACAAGACGGATTCGCCCCGCTACCGGCAGCTGCTCCTCACCCAGCAAAGCCTCGACGATCAAATCGACAAGATGGGGGCGCAATTGACGGGTGACGCCGATGCGTCGCTGGCCAGCATGATCACCGGCTTCTCGGCGGTGGAGACGGACCGGCTGGTCGCCGAAAAACTCTACGAGGCGGCACGGCGCAACTACGATCAGGCTTTTGCCGCGGCGGTGCGGCAGGCCCTCTACCTCACGGTCTTCGTGCGTCCGGCGCTGCCGGAGGAGGCCCTTTATCCGAAGCGCCTGCTCTCACCGGTTTTGATCTTCCTCGGCTTCCTGGTCACCTGGGCCACGCTGGCGCTTGTCTGGGCGTCGGTCGAGGATCACCGGCTATAG
- a CDS encoding methyl-accepting chemotaxis protein translates to MKLSDLSISRKIGLLVLLMGIAAGTIAAVGSRGLTSLGAALQDTGAREEVAREAMDLRVDVIAISRMTYQLAMAPEKAADFSAETEKRAAEMLDRLPKIASTADATEQKQLEAIRAALTPYFEDIRAMVAVAGSDKGQDRAALLAALDKALAGQKAVTAAIKEYSTYSADTLSASRAVAISRSTTTQVLLLATAFVCIVAGMLLAMVFARNGIVRPIQQLTGVMSNLAGGKLDDAIPCTDRKDEIGAMARTLDVFRANEMQMREMEAQEAALQAQSKDLQSNISTIVAAAAAGDFSRRITKAYEDEDLSRFVTGVNDLVENVDRGVSEVRRVIASLSHADLTQEMAGHFQGDFAELQANVNGAMLTLRSTMTGILSTAGTITGNSRELSAAADQLAHRTEQQAASLEETAAALEEITTTVKTSTSRAIEASEIVRETKESAEKSGEIVQSAIDAMGRIEQSSQKISQIISVIDEIAFQTNLLALNAGVEAARAGEAGRGFAVVAQEVRELAQRSANAAKEIKTLINASAGEVKGGVSLVLSTGDVLSEIKNLVNRVNDHVVSITRAAQEQSAALGEINTAVNQMDQMTQQNAAMVEETTAASQVLAAEAAQLQTALSQFHIDTGRGHAAPQRRAA, encoded by the coding sequence ATGAAACTCTCGGATCTCTCCATTTCCCGGAAAATCGGCCTTCTCGTGCTGTTGATGGGCATTGCCGCCGGCACCATCGCCGCCGTCGGCAGCCGAGGCCTCACCTCGCTCGGCGCCGCTCTTCAGGACACAGGTGCGCGTGAGGAAGTGGCGCGCGAGGCCATGGACCTGCGCGTCGATGTCATCGCGATCAGCCGCATGACCTACCAGCTCGCCATGGCGCCGGAAAAGGCGGCCGATTTTTCCGCCGAGACGGAAAAGCGCGCTGCGGAAATGCTGGACCGCCTGCCCAAGATCGCCTCGACGGCGGATGCGACCGAGCAGAAGCAGCTCGAAGCGATCCGGGCCGCGCTGACGCCCTATTTCGAGGACATCCGCGCCATGGTCGCCGTTGCGGGCTCCGACAAGGGACAGGACCGCGCCGCGCTCCTTGCCGCGCTCGACAAGGCGCTCGCCGGCCAGAAGGCCGTGACCGCCGCGATCAAGGAATATTCGACCTATTCGGCCGACACGCTCTCAGCATCGCGCGCCGTGGCGATCTCCCGCTCGACGACGACGCAGGTCCTGCTGCTGGCCACGGCCTTCGTCTGCATCGTCGCGGGCATGCTGCTCGCTATGGTCTTTGCCCGCAACGGCATCGTGCGTCCGATCCAGCAGCTCACCGGCGTGATGTCGAACCTTGCCGGCGGCAAGCTCGACGACGCCATTCCCTGCACCGATCGCAAGGACGAGATCGGCGCCATGGCGCGCACGCTCGACGTCTTCCGCGCCAACGAGATGCAGATGCGCGAGATGGAGGCGCAGGAAGCCGCCCTCCAGGCGCAGAGCAAGGACCTGCAGTCGAACATCAGCACCATCGTCGCGGCCGCCGCGGCGGGCGATTTCTCCCGCCGCATCACCAAGGCCTACGAGGACGAGGACCTCAGCCGCTTCGTCACCGGCGTCAACGACCTCGTCGAGAATGTCGACCGGGGCGTCAGCGAGGTGCGCCGCGTGATCGCCTCGCTTTCCCACGCCGACCTCACGCAGGAGATGGCCGGGCACTTCCAGGGCGATTTCGCCGAGCTCCAGGCCAACGTCAACGGCGCGATGCTGACGCTGCGCAGCACGATGACCGGCATCCTCTCTACCGCCGGCACGATCACCGGCAATTCCCGCGAGCTTTCCGCCGCCGCCGACCAACTCGCTCACCGCACCGAGCAGCAGGCCGCCTCGCTGGAGGAAACCGCCGCCGCGTTGGAAGAGATCACCACCACGGTGAAGACCTCCACGTCCCGCGCCATCGAGGCCTCGGAAATCGTGCGTGAGACGAAGGAGAGCGCGGAAAAATCCGGTGAGATCGTGCAGAGCGCGATCGACGCCATGGGCCGCATCGAGCAGTCCTCGCAGAAGATCAGCCAGATCATCTCCGTCATCGACGAGATCGCCTTCCAGACCAATCTCTTGGCGCTCAATGCCGGCGTCGAGGCGGCGCGGGCGGGCGAGGCGGGCCGCGGCTTTGCCGTCGTCGCCCAGGAAGTGCGCGAGCTTGCCCAGCGCTCGGCCAACGCCGCCAAGGAGATCAAGACCTTGATCAATGCCTCGGCCGGGGAGGTGAAGGGCGGCGTCTCGCTGGTACTCTCGACCGGCGACGTGCTCTCGGAGATCAAGAACCTGGTGAACCGCGTCAACGACCACGTCGTCTCGATCACCCGGGCCGCCCAGGAACAGTCCGCCGCGCTCGGCGAGATCAACACCGCCGTCAACCAGATGGACCAGATGACCCAGCAGAACGCCGCGATGGTGGAAGAAACCACCGCCGCCAGCCAGGTCCTCGCCGCCGAGGCCGCCCAGCTCCAGACGGCGCTCTCGCAATTCCATATCGACACGGGCCGCGGCCACGCCGCGCCGCAGCGCCGGGCGGCATGA